One window of Delphinus delphis chromosome 12, mDelDel1.2, whole genome shotgun sequence genomic DNA carries:
- the LOC132435225 gene encoding oxaloacetate tautomerase FAHD2A, mitochondrial isoform X3 — MLVSGRRRWLTALLQAQRWPFQPSRDMRLVQFRAPHLTGPHLGLESGNGGGVINLSAFDPTLPKTMIEFLGQGEAALSVAKRALAAQLPVLPRSEVTFLAPVTRPDKVVCVGMNYVDHCKEQNVPVPKEPIIFSKFSSSIVGPYDEVVLPPESQEVDWEVELAVVIGKKGKHIKATDAMAHVAGFTVAHDVTARDWQMRRNGKQWLLGKTFDTFCPLGPALVTKDSVADPHNLKICCRVNGEVVQSSSTNQMVFKTEELIAWVSQFVTLFPGDVILTGTPPGVGVFRKPPVFLKKGDEVQCEIEELGVIVNKVV; from the exons ATGCTGGTCTCTGGTAGAAGAAGGTGGCTCACGGCTCTGCTGCAGGCTCAGCGTTGGCCCTTTCAACCCTCCAGAGACATGAGATTGGTGCAGTTCCGGGCACCCCACCTGACGGGACCTCATCTGGGCCTGGAGTCAGGGAATGGTGGAGGTGTCATCAACCTCAGCGCCTTTGACCCCACACTGCCCAAGACGATGATAGAGttcctggggcagggagaggccgCTCTCTCAGTGGCAAAGAG AGCCCTGGCTGCCCAGTTGCCAGTCCTACCACGGTCAGAAGTGACATTCCTGGCTCCAGTTACACGGCCAGACAAGGTGGTGTGCGTGGGCATGAACTATGTGGACCACTGCAAAGAGCAGAACGTGCCTGTGCCCAAGGAGCCCATCATCTTCAGCAAATTTTCCAGCTCCATCGTGGGGCCCTACGACGAGGTCGTCCTCCCTCCTGAGAGTCAG GAGGTGGACTGGGAGGTGGAGCTGGCTGTGGTCATTGGAAAGAAAGGCAAGCACATCAAG GCCACAGATGCCATGGCCCATGTGGCTGGCTTCACTGTGGCACATGACGTGACTGCTCGTGACTGGCAAATGAGACGCAATGGAAAGCAGTGGCTGCTGGGAAAAACCTTTGACACCTTCTGCCCCCTGGGCCCTGCCTTGGTGACCAAGGACAGTGTAGCAG ATCCACACAACTTAAAGATCTGCTGCCGAGTGAATGGGGAGGTGGTCCAGAGTAGCAGCACCAACCAGATGGTGTTTAAGACAGAAGAGCTAATAGCCTGGGTCTCCCA GTTCGTCACTCTTTTCCCAGGGGACGTCATCCTGACCGGGACCCCCCCAGGTGTTGGTGTATTCAGAAAACCTCCTGTCTTTCTCAAG AAGGGCGATGAAGTCCAGTGTGAGATCGAGGAACTAGGTGTCATCGTCAACAAGGTGGTGTGA
- the LOC132435225 gene encoding oxaloacetate tautomerase FAHD2A, mitochondrial isoform X2, whose amino-acid sequence MRSSSPAACTQSHEAPMLVSGRRRWLTALLQAQRWPFQPSRDMRLVQFRAPHLTGPHLGLESGNGGGVINLSAFDPTLPKTMIEFLGQGEAALSVAKRALAAQLPVLPRSEVTFLAPVTRPDKVVCVGMNYVDHCKEQNVPVPKEPIIFSKFSSSIVGPYDEVVLPPESQEVDWEVELAVVIGKKGKHIKATDAMAHVAGFTVAHDVTARDWQMRRNGKQWLLGKTFDTFCPLGPALVTKDSVADPHNLKICCRVNGEVVQSSSTNQMVFKTEELIAWVSQFVTLFPGDVILTGTPPGVGVFRKPPVFLKKGDEVQCEIEELGVIVNKVV is encoded by the exons GCTCCGATGCTGGTCTCTGGTAGAAGAAGGTGGCTCACGGCTCTGCTGCAGGCTCAGCGTTGGCCCTTTCAACCCTCCAGAGACATGAGATTGGTGCAGTTCCGGGCACCCCACCTGACGGGACCTCATCTGGGCCTGGAGTCAGGGAATGGTGGAGGTGTCATCAACCTCAGCGCCTTTGACCCCACACTGCCCAAGACGATGATAGAGttcctggggcagggagaggccgCTCTCTCAGTGGCAAAGAG AGCCCTGGCTGCCCAGTTGCCAGTCCTACCACGGTCAGAAGTGACATTCCTGGCTCCAGTTACACGGCCAGACAAGGTGGTGTGCGTGGGCATGAACTATGTGGACCACTGCAAAGAGCAGAACGTGCCTGTGCCCAAGGAGCCCATCATCTTCAGCAAATTTTCCAGCTCCATCGTGGGGCCCTACGACGAGGTCGTCCTCCCTCCTGAGAGTCAG GAGGTGGACTGGGAGGTGGAGCTGGCTGTGGTCATTGGAAAGAAAGGCAAGCACATCAAG GCCACAGATGCCATGGCCCATGTGGCTGGCTTCACTGTGGCACATGACGTGACTGCTCGTGACTGGCAAATGAGACGCAATGGAAAGCAGTGGCTGCTGGGAAAAACCTTTGACACCTTCTGCCCCCTGGGCCCTGCCTTGGTGACCAAGGACAGTGTAGCAG ATCCACACAACTTAAAGATCTGCTGCCGAGTGAATGGGGAGGTGGTCCAGAGTAGCAGCACCAACCAGATGGTGTTTAAGACAGAAGAGCTAATAGCCTGGGTCTCCCA GTTCGTCACTCTTTTCCCAGGGGACGTCATCCTGACCGGGACCCCCCCAGGTGTTGGTGTATTCAGAAAACCTCCTGTCTTTCTCAAG AAGGGCGATGAAGTCCAGTGTGAGATCGAGGAACTAGGTGTCATCGTCAACAAGGTGGTGTGA
- the LOC132435225 gene encoding oxaloacetate tautomerase FAHD2A, mitochondrial isoform X1 — protein sequence MLVSGRRRWLTALLQAQRWPFQPSRDMRLVQFRAPHLTGPHLGLESGNGGGVINLSAFDPTLPKTMIEFLGQGEAALSVAKRALAAQLPVLPRSEVTFLAPVTRPDKVVCVGMNYVDHCKEQNVPVPKEPIIFSKFSSSIVGPYDEVVLPPESQEVDWEVELAVVIGKKGKHIKATDAMAHVAGFTVAHDVTARDWQMRRNGKQWLLGKTFDTFCPLGPALVTKDSVADPHNLKICCRVNGEVVQSSSTNQMVFKTEELIAWVSQGRHPDRDPPRCWCIQKTSCLSQEGR from the exons ATGCTGGTCTCTGGTAGAAGAAGGTGGCTCACGGCTCTGCTGCAGGCTCAGCGTTGGCCCTTTCAACCCTCCAGAGACATGAGATTGGTGCAGTTCCGGGCACCCCACCTGACGGGACCTCATCTGGGCCTGGAGTCAGGGAATGGTGGAGGTGTCATCAACCTCAGCGCCTTTGACCCCACACTGCCCAAGACGATGATAGAGttcctggggcagggagaggccgCTCTCTCAGTGGCAAAGAG AGCCCTGGCTGCCCAGTTGCCAGTCCTACCACGGTCAGAAGTGACATTCCTGGCTCCAGTTACACGGCCAGACAAGGTGGTGTGCGTGGGCATGAACTATGTGGACCACTGCAAAGAGCAGAACGTGCCTGTGCCCAAGGAGCCCATCATCTTCAGCAAATTTTCCAGCTCCATCGTGGGGCCCTACGACGAGGTCGTCCTCCCTCCTGAGAGTCAG GAGGTGGACTGGGAGGTGGAGCTGGCTGTGGTCATTGGAAAGAAAGGCAAGCACATCAAG GCCACAGATGCCATGGCCCATGTGGCTGGCTTCACTGTGGCACATGACGTGACTGCTCGTGACTGGCAAATGAGACGCAATGGAAAGCAGTGGCTGCTGGGAAAAACCTTTGACACCTTCTGCCCCCTGGGCCCTGCCTTGGTGACCAAGGACAGTGTAGCAG ATCCACACAACTTAAAGATCTGCTGCCGAGTGAATGGGGAGGTGGTCCAGAGTAGCAGCACCAACCAGATGGTGTTTAAGACAGAAGAGCTAATAGCCTGGGTCTCCCA GGGACGTCATCCTGACCGGGACCCCCCCAGGTGTTGGTGTATTCAGAAAACCTCCTGTCTTTCTCAAG AAGGGCGATGA